A section of the Malus sylvestris chromosome 17, drMalSylv7.2, whole genome shotgun sequence genome encodes:
- the LOC126611843 gene encoding uncharacterized protein LOC126611843 — translation MAQLSSGAQIQEMRFEGDIEVQKRNLPSIFERGFSLDAMTEEMEIEDWMTPIVQYLKDPSCPTIKKFIETKMLHRFRVPETIVTDCGPSFISREVDKFASKFKIKIIQSSPCYPQSNGQAEASNTILVNIIKNMVTNNPEEWHEKLGETLWAYRTSKRARTGTTPYALTFGHDVIFLMEINVSYVRIQNQFGLHSEEYIQAMCQRVENLDVARIEALDKIQDGKRVVARAYNKKSKNKNLQGGGISMESSATFGSSNQRLWEVESDLGWSFHYQPSTG, via the exons ATGGCACAATTGTCTTCTGGAGCACAGATCCAAGAAATGAGGTTTGAAGGGGATATAGAAGTTCAGAAAAGAAATCTCCCTTCTATCTTTGAAAGGGGATTCAGCCTAGATGCGATGACTGAAGAAATGGAGATAGAGGATTGGATGACACCTATTGTTCAGTATTTGAAAGATCCATCCTGCCCTACAA TCAAGAAGTTCATTGAAACCAAAATGTTACACAGATTTAGGGTGCCCGAGACAATTGTCACAGACTgcgggccatcttttatttcaaggGAAGTAGATAAGTTTGCAAGTAAGTTCAAGATAAAGATAATTCAATCTAGTCCTTGCTACCCCCAATCAAATGGTCAAGCAGAAGCCAGCAACACGATCTTGGTGAACATCATTAAAAATATGGTGACAAATAATCCAGAGGAGTGGCATGAGAAATTAGGAGAGACTTTGTGGGCTTACAGAACTTCCAAAAGGGCAAGAACTGGAACTACTCCTTATGCCTTAACCTTTGGGCATGATGTTATATTCCTCATGGAGATTAATGTGAGTTATGTTAGGATTCAAAACCAGTTTGGGTTGCATAGTGAAGAATACATTCAGGCTATGTGTCAAAGAGTTGAAAATCTAgatgtagcccgaattgaagctcTAGATAAAATTCAAGATGGGAAGAGGGTTGTTGCCCGAGCATAcaacaaaaaaagtaaaaataaaaaccttcaAGGAGGGGGAATTAGTATGGAAAGCAGTGCTACCTTTGGGAGCTCAAATCAGAGGCTTTGGGAAGTGGAGTCTGACTTGGGATGGTCATTTCATTATCAACCAAGCACTGGATAA